In Terriglobales bacterium, a single genomic region encodes these proteins:
- a CDS encoding glycosyltransferase: MPDSGPLRILFTLPTLEGPAGGSLYVRDFALELLKQGHLPVVFATCLGALAETMRNLTIPVIDRLDKLTATPDLIHGNGPIETVAALLHFPETPAIFSCHGWNSSDAIPPKMPHIVYYIAVDETCRDRLVCHEGIPEEKVRVHFNPVDLRRFLPRSPLPARPQRALVFSNSATEFNYVPAIRQACAGLGITLDVVGEQANRVSAEPEKILSGYDLVFAKARCALEALAIGNAVIVCDVTGLASLVTTSNLDSLRNKNFGWRAQQNPITPESIAREITKYDAEDAARVSEWVRARASLGQATESLVAIYREAIRDFRAVLPPSWERERKATADFLQDIAPFSNTFYLPEQLRSARREALFMRQTVECLAPLMKMDRLEPEERQQIKLLHLAAPPTVFAGEVFKAILELQNTSSRLLASFPPHPVHLSYHWLNADRSELPHTEGLRTHLSPPLPPKGEYRYAVTVRAPEEPGCYFLRVTLVQEQVAWFDDAERGGFLDTDVTVN, encoded by the coding sequence TTGCCAGACTCAGGCCCATTGCGCATTCTATTTACCCTGCCCACCCTGGAGGGCCCGGCCGGGGGCTCGTTGTATGTGCGCGACTTTGCACTGGAGTTACTGAAACAAGGACACCTCCCGGTTGTCTTTGCAACATGTCTGGGCGCACTGGCTGAAACCATGCGCAACCTGACTATCCCGGTCATTGACCGGCTCGACAAGTTGACGGCCACTCCTGACCTGATCCACGGCAATGGCCCTATTGAAACCGTGGCAGCGCTCCTGCATTTTCCCGAGACTCCTGCCATTTTCTCCTGCCACGGATGGAACAGTTCCGATGCAATCCCGCCCAAAATGCCGCACATTGTCTATTACATCGCTGTGGATGAAACCTGCCGTGACCGATTGGTATGTCACGAAGGAATTCCTGAAGAAAAAGTCCGCGTGCACTTCAACCCGGTAGATCTGCGCCGCTTTCTTCCCCGCTCGCCGCTTCCCGCACGTCCACAACGGGCGTTGGTCTTCAGCAACAGTGCCACAGAATTCAATTATGTCCCGGCCATACGCCAGGCATGCGCCGGGCTGGGAATCACGTTAGACGTCGTCGGCGAGCAAGCCAATCGCGTATCGGCCGAACCGGAAAAAATCCTCAGCGGTTATGACCTCGTATTTGCAAAGGCGCGCTGCGCGCTGGAAGCGCTCGCTATCGGAAATGCCGTGATTGTCTGCGATGTAACCGGACTCGCATCTCTGGTAACAACCAGCAATCTCGATAGTCTCCGCAATAAAAACTTCGGCTGGCGGGCCCAGCAGAATCCGATCACTCCGGAATCCATCGCCAGAGAGATCACCAAATATGACGCCGAGGACGCAGCTCGTGTTTCAGAATGGGTGCGGGCCAGAGCATCTCTCGGCCAGGCCACGGAGTCTTTGGTTGCCATCTATCGGGAAGCTATCCGGGATTTTCGTGCTGTGCTTCCGCCGTCATGGGAGCGTGAGCGTAAAGCCACAGCCGACTTCTTGCAGGACATCGCGCCTTTTTCCAATACCTTCTACCTGCCAGAACAGCTCCGGTCCGCCAGGCGTGAAGCCCTCTTCATGCGCCAAACGGTCGAGTGCCTGGCGCCGTTGATGAAAATGGACCGGCTTGAACCTGAGGAACGCCAGCAAATCAAGCTACTCCACCTGGCGGCTCCTCCCACAGTTTTTGCGGGAGAGGTTTTCAAGGCAATTTTGGAATTGCAGAATACCTCTTCGCGCCTGCTGGCAAGTTTCCCCCCGCATCCTGTACATCTTTCATATCACTGGTTGAATGCTGACCGGTCGGAGCTACCTCACACTGAGGGATTGCGGACACATCTTTCTCCCCCACTGCCTCCCAAGGGTGAGTATCGGTATGCTGTAACCGTCCGGGCACCCGAAGAGCCGGGATGTTACTTCCTTCGGGTTACTCTGGTGCAGGAGCAGGTAGCCTGGTTCGATGACGCAGAGCGCGGTGGCTTTTTGGATACAGACGTCACGGTGAACTGA
- the era gene encoding GTPase Era has protein sequence MGLRSGFVCILGRPNAGKSTLLNALVGEKVAIVTHKPQTTRNRILGIVNVEAKKAQGIKGQAKQQASPAGQIVFIDTPGIHKPDTSLNRKMMQEVRAGLEGCDLFLLLVDVTEKFGTGDQFALEMIKKAGVDTFLLLNKIDRLEKSKLLPIIASYSGLHNFREVIPISALKKEGLDVLLEKVVNALPEGPRYFPKDQITDQPERFLVAELIREKILQLTGEEVPYASTVVIEQFEEKPNVTRIAATIFCEREGQKGIMIGKGGLMLKKIGSAARFEIEKRLGTKVFLELFVKVRSGWRDSREFVEGLDWRRQLEDLTTKEREP, from the coding sequence ATGGGACTTCGCTCCGGTTTCGTCTGCATCCTCGGCCGCCCCAACGCGGGCAAGTCAACCCTGTTGAACGCGCTGGTGGGCGAAAAGGTCGCCATCGTCACCCACAAGCCGCAAACCACGCGCAACCGCATCTTGGGCATTGTGAACGTGGAGGCAAAGAAAGCGCAGGGAATAAAAGGGCAGGCAAAACAACAAGCAAGCCCCGCCGGACAGATCGTCTTCATCGATACGCCCGGCATTCACAAACCCGACACTTCGCTCAATCGCAAGATGATGCAGGAAGTCCGCGCCGGGCTCGAAGGCTGCGACCTGTTCCTGCTGCTGGTGGATGTCACCGAAAAATTCGGCACCGGCGACCAGTTTGCCCTGGAGATGATCAAGAAGGCCGGCGTAGATACATTTTTGCTGCTCAACAAAATTGACCGGCTGGAAAAAAGCAAGCTGCTGCCCATCATCGCCAGCTATTCGGGGTTGCACAACTTCCGCGAGGTCATTCCCATCTCCGCGCTTAAGAAAGAAGGGCTCGATGTGCTGCTTGAAAAAGTAGTGAACGCTCTGCCCGAAGGCCCGCGCTATTTTCCTAAAGACCAGATCACCGACCAACCCGAACGCTTCCTGGTCGCCGAGCTGATCCGGGAAAAGATTTTGCAGCTCACCGGTGAAGAGGTCCCCTACGCCAGCACGGTGGTGATTGAACAGTTTGAAGAAAAACCCAACGTTACCCGCATTGCCGCCACCATTTTCTGCGAGCGTGAAGGACAGAAGGGCATCATGATCGGCAAGGGCGGACTGATGCTGAAGAAAATCGGCAGCGCCGCACGCTTCGAGATAGAGAAAAGATTGGGAACCAAGGTCTTCCTGGAACTGTTCGTCAAAGTCCGCTCCGGCTGGCGCGACTCGCGCGAGTTTGTTGAGGGGTTGGACTGGCGCAGGCAGTTGGAGGATTTGACGACGAAAGAGCGGGAGCCGTAA
- a CDS encoding hemolysin family protein: MIGIGIPITIAVLVGILLLTSYVERMYAEMGKFLSREFQENIDVYEQQVEPKLGMARERVSTSVSVLTQLTTAALGIVSAYAVLHDTDSHPREMLTAGIGLLLIIVIFNRLLPFILFTRTKGQWLVRSTWILRLLVYLALVITIPLGFGESVASLSREQASEEPERPSEAVEALIEAGQEEGILQEGDRALIQSVVEFGDKTVRDVMTPRPEITAVPVDATVEQLIELLRGKPYSRFPVYEGTIDNIKGIVFSHDVIQVADTEARTRRVGELMKPAYFVPESQQVTTLLREMQGGKIHMAIVVDEYGGVAGVVTIKDLLEEIVGEIRNEHEEKSDIVRESETSYVVPGNMDVDRLTELFDVRPEGHEATTVAGLVSEALGRIPNQGEVVDQDGLRFEILQSTDRRIERLRISTHPTHQPEQLRA; encoded by the coding sequence ATGATAGGCATTGGAATTCCCATTACGATTGCTGTGCTGGTCGGCATCCTGCTGCTCACCTCCTACGTGGAGCGCATGTACGCCGAGATGGGCAAATTTCTCTCTCGTGAATTTCAGGAGAACATTGACGTCTACGAACAGCAAGTTGAGCCCAAACTGGGAATGGCCCGGGAGCGGGTTTCGACGTCGGTTTCAGTTCTGACGCAACTGACCACCGCTGCGCTGGGGATTGTCTCGGCCTACGCCGTGTTGCACGATACCGATTCGCATCCGCGTGAAATGCTGACCGCAGGCATTGGGCTGTTGTTGATTATCGTGATCTTCAACCGTCTGCTGCCCTTCATCCTGTTCACGCGGACTAAGGGTCAGTGGCTGGTCCGCTCGACGTGGATTTTGCGTTTACTCGTTTATCTGGCCTTGGTCATCACCATCCCACTGGGATTCGGGGAGTCTGTGGCATCGCTCTCCCGCGAGCAGGCGTCCGAAGAGCCGGAACGTCCCTCCGAAGCTGTGGAAGCGCTCATTGAAGCCGGGCAGGAAGAGGGCATTCTGCAGGAAGGCGACCGTGCGCTGATTCAATCCGTCGTCGAGTTCGGCGACAAGACTGTGCGCGATGTCATGACTCCGCGCCCGGAGATCACCGCCGTTCCCGTGGATGCCACCGTGGAGCAGCTCATCGAACTTTTGCGAGGCAAGCCCTATTCGCGTTTCCCAGTGTACGAAGGCACCATTGATAACATAAAAGGCATTGTCTTCTCGCATGATGTGATCCAGGTTGCCGATACCGAAGCCCGCACCCGCCGTGTGGGTGAACTGATGAAGCCGGCGTACTTTGTCCCGGAATCGCAGCAGGTCACGACGTTGCTGCGTGAGATGCAGGGCGGAAAAATTCATATGGCCATCGTAGTAGATGAATACGGCGGCGTCGCCGGCGTGGTGACAATCAAGGACCTGCTGGAAGAGATTGTCGGTGAAATCCGTAATGAGCATGAAGAAAAGAGCGACATTGTGCGCGAAAGCGAAACTTCTTACGTGGTGCCCGGAAACATGGATGTTGACCGCCTCACCGAGCTGTTCGATGTGCGTCCCGAGGGCCACGAGGCGACTACAGTTGCCGGCCTGGTCAGCGAAGCTTTGGGACGCATCCCCAACCAGGGCGAGGTCGTAGATCAAGATGGTCTGCGCTTTGAAATTCTGCAATCCACCGACCGGCGCATCGAGCGCTTGCGCATCAGCACGCATCCCACCCACCAGCCCGAACAGTTGAGGGCCTGA
- the ybeY gene encoding rRNA maturation RNase YbeY — MNIPKLNGAKPSGSLQGVSLRALEQFARLARRAAGLQGDVHILITSNRALRTLNRQFRKKDKATDVLSFPPALAGGYAGDIAISAEIAAQQAQALGHSLAQELKVLMLHGMLHLAGYDHETDGGEMARKEERLRQKLGLTAGLIRRSGSTKNSAHRISRRVTTARTRQS, encoded by the coding sequence ATGAACATCCCAAAACTGAACGGCGCAAAACCGAGCGGAAGCCTCCAGGGTGTGTCCCTCCGGGCGCTGGAGCAGTTTGCTCGCCTTGCCCGGCGCGCGGCCGGATTGCAGGGTGATGTTCACATCCTGATCACTTCCAATCGGGCCTTGCGCACGCTCAACCGGCAATTCCGGAAAAAAGATAAAGCTACCGACGTGCTTTCATTTCCTCCTGCCTTGGCCGGAGGATACGCCGGCGATATCGCTATCTCCGCTGAAATTGCCGCGCAACAGGCGCAGGCCCTGGGACACTCTCTCGCTCAGGAACTGAAGGTGCTGATGTTGCACGGCATGTTGCATCTTGCAGGCTACGATCACGAGACCGACGGCGGAGAGATGGCGCGCAAAGAAGAACGCTTGCGGCAAAAGTTGGGCCTCACCGCAGGTTTGATCCGGCGGAGCGGAAGCACAAAGAATTCAGCCCATCGCATTTCGCGTCGTGTCACGACGGCGCGCACAAGGCAATCATGA
- a CDS encoding PhoH family protein: protein MKKNIALSPKIETLFGTRDENLHLLEQGLNVSIDLKSDSIEIEGAPGDVSRAEQVFADYAHLQRNGFTFYNGDLGSMLRIVISDPNASLRALAEAGKQRAVGKRSVQPKSVNQKRYIEAIENNDMVFGIGPAGTGKTYLAVAMAVSALVAKQVNRIILARPAVEAGERLGFLPGTLQEKVDPYLRPLYDALYDLLDAEKVDRHLEKNVIEIAPIAFMRGRTLNDSFIILDEAQNTTSEQMKMFVTRMGFNSKCVITGDITQIDLPNTRRSGLLEVMDVLKSVNGISFIHFDESDVVRHHLVQRIVRAYEDHKVRTAQNQLSLSLESQPAETPTTEERRLEN, encoded by the coding sequence ATGAAGAAAAACATAGCACTAAGCCCGAAGATTGAGACCCTTTTTGGCACGCGCGACGAAAATCTGCACTTGCTCGAACAAGGCCTGAACGTTTCCATTGACCTGAAATCCGATTCTATAGAAATTGAAGGTGCTCCCGGTGATGTATCGCGGGCCGAGCAGGTGTTTGCCGATTACGCTCACCTGCAGCGCAACGGATTTACGTTTTACAACGGCGATCTGGGTTCCATGCTGCGTATCGTGATCTCTGATCCGAACGCCAGCCTGCGTGCGCTCGCCGAAGCGGGCAAGCAACGGGCCGTTGGCAAGCGCAGTGTGCAGCCCAAGAGCGTCAACCAGAAGCGTTACATCGAGGCCATTGAGAACAATGACATGGTCTTCGGCATTGGTCCGGCGGGCACGGGGAAGACCTACCTTGCGGTGGCCATGGCGGTCTCTGCCCTGGTGGCCAAGCAGGTGAACCGCATCATCCTGGCGCGTCCGGCTGTGGAAGCCGGCGAGCGCCTGGGCTTTTTGCCGGGGACGTTGCAGGAAAAGGTTGATCCTTATTTGCGTCCGCTCTACGACGCGCTCTACGATTTGCTCGATGCCGAGAAGGTTGACCGCCATTTGGAAAAGAACGTCATTGAGATTGCGCCAATTGCCTTCATGCGTGGCCGCACGCTCAACGATTCTTTCATCATCCTCGATGAGGCGCAGAACACCACCTCCGAGCAGATGAAGATGTTTGTTACGCGCATGGGATTCAACTCCAAGTGCGTCATCACCGGCGACATCACGCAAATTGATTTACCCAACACCCGGCGCAGCGGCTTGCTTGAGGTCATGGATGTGCTCAAAAGCGTGAACGGCATTTCCTTTATACACTTCGATGAGAGCGACGTCGTACGCCATCACCTGGTGCAACGCATCGTGCGCGCCTACGAGGACCACAAGGTCCGCACCGCGCAAAACCAGTTATCACTTTCTCTCGAGTCGCAACCGGCTGAAACTCCGACCACGGAGGAGCGCCGCCTCGAAAACTAA